CCCCGCTACATGTCGCCACACGCTGGTTGCAATAGCGGCATGTAGCTGATATAATCTTGATATCAATATGATAGCAAGGGGGCGGTCGGTTTTGCCCGATATTTTAATTCGTAATGTTTCCAGGGAGGTTTTAAGCAGGTTAAAGCAACGCGCTTATGCCAATAAAAGGTCATTACAACTGGAACTACACACTATATTGGAAGAAGTAGCCGGGGACAGAATGATTGACGGCATCCAGCTGGCTGCACAGATAAGGAAAGAATTAGGAGAGAAAAAGAGAAATTATGAGGACAGCGCGGCTTTAATCAGAGAGGACCGGGAACGGTGAAAAAATATATTGTTGACTCCAGTGTAGCCATCAAGTGGTATGTTCCTGAACCCCATTCGGACCGGGCGGTAGCAATTCTGGAGGGAGCAGGGAAGGGCATTTATCATTTATGGGCACCCGATTTGATATACTCGGAAATGGGCAATGTTCTTTGGAAAAAATGCTTGAAGGGGGAAATAGATGCTGAAGATGCCCGCAAAATAATTGGTGTTATCATGAAAGCTTTTCCGGTGGGCATTGCCAGGAGCTGTACTTTGCTTCCTTCTG
This portion of the Clostridia bacterium genome encodes:
- a CDS encoding type II toxin-antitoxin system VapC family toxin, yielding MKKYIVDSSVAIKWYVPEPHSDRAVAILEGAGKGIYHLWAPDLIYSEMGNVLWKKCLKGEIDAEDARKIIGVIMKAFPVGIARSCTLLPSAFEIAYSCRRTLYDCLYIALAVAKKGIFITADERLINGLQHTPFNSFVKLL